One window from the genome of Cucumis melo cultivar AY chromosome 12, USDA_Cmelo_AY_1.0, whole genome shotgun sequence encodes:
- the LOC103498201 gene encoding protein phosphatase 1 regulatory inhibitor subunit PPP1R8 homolog yields the protein MYGRSGLDRFKKAQTLEPFAVTVNSTSHDSTQSSTKEGIQPLVPYSQSRSSHFQTINQHQSHDSQKVIGPEAGPLVGQSQQLTQVGGSQSTWQPPDWAIEPRSGVYYLEVLKDGEVIDRINLDKRRHIFGRQFHTCDFVLDHQSVSRQHAAVIPHKNGSIYVIDLGSAHGTFVANERLTKDSPVELEAGQSLRFAASTRTYILRKNDAALFPRPPLPTEVDLPPPPDPSDEEAVVSYNTLLNRYGLTKSGLPSSSEDSSPASAKEDTRHGRPTKKLRKMRVAFRDQLGGELVEVVGFSDGADVGTEPGPIGVKEGSLVGKYESLVQTTIIPKGKEPSSLRGENISPKGVTGKLQEILNRVKNPSKTGVYDDLYGESFSGNVGSSWAYSSAGSANRLSSPPKDLITRKLEDNNRTNTNDSDDDLFGN from the exons ATGTATGGAAGAAGTGGCCTCGATAGATTTAAAAAGGCTCAGACCCTAGAACCATTCGCTGTAACTGTCAATTCTACTTCACACGACTCTACTCAATCTTCTACCAAAGAAGGCATTCAACCACTGGTTCCATATTCACAATCGAGATCTTCTCACTTTCAAACCATTAATCAACATCAATCCCATGATTCACAAAAGGTTATTGGTCCTGAGGCGGGGCCATTAGTGGGGCAGTCTCAGCAATTAACTCAGGTTGGAGGAAGTCAGTCCACTTGGCAGCCTCCTGACTGGGCAATTGAACCGCGCTCGGGAGTTTATTATCTTGAAGTCTTAAAGGATGGTGAGGTTATTGATCGAATTAATCTGGACAAGCGGAGACATATTTTTGGAAGACAATTCCATACTTGCGATTTTGTGCTTGATCACCAGTCTGTATCCCGCCAACATGCTGCTGTTATTCCTCATAAGAATGGAAG catatatgtaattgatttGGGATCTGCTCATGGAACATTTGTGGCTAATGAGCGGTTAACTAAAGACTCTCCAGTTGAGCTAGAAGCAGGACAGTCCTTACGGTTTGCTGCATCAACAAGAACTTATATCTTGAGAAAGAATGATGCAGCATTATTTCCTCGTCCGCCATTGCCCACCGAGGTTGATTTACCACCACCTCCTGATCCTTCTGATGAGGAGGCTGTTGTTTCTTATAATACACTACTTAATCGCTATGGTCTTACCAAATCTGGCCTACCTTCATCATCTGAAGACAGCAGTCCAGCAAGTGCAAAAGAAGATACACGACATGGAAGGCCTACCAAAAAGCTTAGGAAGATGAGAGTGGCTTTCAGGGATCAACTTGGAGGGGAGCTGGTTGAAGTTGTGGGATTTTCAGATGGTGCTGATGTAGGGACAGAACCTGGTCCAATAGGTGTTAAAGAAGGAAGTCTAGTTGGGAAATATGAATCTCTGGTGCAGACTACCATAATACCAAAAGGCAAGGAGCCGTCTTCTTTAAGGGGAGAGAACATTTCTCCAAAAGGTGTGACTGGTAAATTACAAGAAATCTTGAATAGGGTAAAAAATCCATCAAAAACCGGAGTTTATGATGACCTTTACGGAGAATCATTTTCAGGAAATGTGGGTTCATCATGGGCATATTCCTCGGCTGGTTCTGCTAATAGATTGTCTTCCCCTCCTAAAGATTTGATCACTCGGAAACTTGAGGACAATAACAGGACAAATACTAATGACAGTGATGATGACTTGTTTGGTAACTGA
- the LOC103498200 gene encoding BTB/POZ domain-containing protein At5g47800-like isoform X1 translates to MAVMKFMKLGTRPDTFHTQEATRTVISETPSDLSIKINITYLIHKLQFPVVPKCGLLQRLCSNHSSSKNNGDEKIRIELHEIPGGEDGFELCAKFCYGITINLSAHNFVSAFCAANFLGMYESTDEGNFVSKLESFFISCILCGWKDSILALCSSVGVSEWCHNLGITSKCIDSIVHNILTPPPKVTWSYTYTRPGYNKKNHRSVPKDWWTEDIADLDINLFRCIVLAISSTCILPPPLIGEALHVYTCRWLSDVRGRSTSDNVEKNRQIIETIIGLIPPDRESVSVSFSLRVLHLANVLGASQVTKAEIIRRCSLLLEEATVKDLLFSNSMSKDDDNGQCLELDDDVDLVVGVLESYLMMWRRNNSDDDVENEQHLRSIRKVGKLIDCYLQVVARDRKMCVAKMICVAEALPDHARPTHDHIYKAINIFLKEHPDISKAEKKRLCRVLNCQKLTPELRSHAVKNERLPLRTVVQVLFFEQEMKGSKTSRQGVVEGTEEDQLQDEMRCEQKQRPGSGDLMRPQTQQKLRRSESTRSKPSGKESHKMKASELIKKSIVESRRKFVVHKGEERGRS, encoded by the exons ATG GCAGTCATGAAGTTTATGAAATTAGGAACAAGGCCAGACACCTTCCACACTCAAGAAGCCACCAG GACTGTCATTTCAGAAACACCCAGTGACCTTAGTATCAAAATAAACATCACTTATCTCATTCACAAG CTGCAGTTCCCTGTGGTACCAAAGTGTGGTCTTTTACAGAGACTTTGCTCTAACCATAGCAGCAGTAAGAATAATGGTGATGAGAAAATTAGAATAGAGCTGCATGAGATTCCAGGTGGAGAAGATGGTTTCGAGCTTTGTGCAAAGTTTTGCTATGGAATCACCATTAATCTCAGTGCCCATAACTTTGTGTCTGCTTTCTGTGCTGCTAACTTTCTTGGAATGTATGAATCAACGGATGAAGGGAATTTCGTTTCCAAGCTCGaatctttctttatttcttgcATCCTTTGTGGTTGGAAGGACTCCATTCTCGCTCTTTGTTCTTCAGTTGGGGTTTCTGAATGGTGCCATAATCTTGGTATCACTTCAAAATGCATTGATTCAATCGTCCACAATATCCTCACTCCTCCTCCTAAG GTCACATGGTCCTACACATACACCAGACCGGGCTACAACAAGAAAAACCACCGTTCAGTTCCAAAAGATTGGTGGACAGAGGATATAGCCGATCTCGACATCAATCTATTCCGCTGTATAGTGCTAGCAATTTCATCAACTTGCATACTACCTCCACCACTGATTGGCGAAGCCTTGCATGTGTACACATGCCGATGGCTTTCAGACGTCCGAGGCAGATCTACGTCGGATAACGTGGAGAAGAATCGACAAATCATCGAAACCATAATCGGCTTGATTCCACCAGATAGAGAATCAGTATCAGTAAGTTTCTCACTTAGAGTCCTCCACCTTGCAAATGTGTTGGGAGCATCTCAAGTTACAAAGGCAGAGATTATAAGAAGATGCAGCTTATTGCTTGAAGAGGCAACTGTGAAAGACTTACTTTTTTCTAATTCTATGTCTAAAGATGATGATAATGGGCAATGTTTGGAATTGGATGATGATGTTGATTTGGTTGTGGGTGTTTTAGAGAGTTATTTGATGATGTGGAGAAGGAATAATTCAGATGATGATGTGGAAAATGAACAGCATTTGAGATCTATAAGAAAAGTTGGGAAGCTTATTGATTGTTATCTTCAAGTGGTTGCTAGGGACCGAAAAATGTGTGTTGCTAAGATGATCTGTGTAGCTGAAGCTTTGCCTGACCATGCTCGCCCAACCCATGATCATATTTACAAGGCTATCAACATCTTTCTCAAG GAGCATCCAGATATAAGCAAAGCGGAGAAGAAGCGATTATGTCGAGTTCTAAACTGCCAGAAACTGACACCGGAACTACGAAGCCATGCCGTGAAAAACGAGCGGCTGCCACTGAGAACAGTGGTGCAAGTTTTGTTCTTTGAGCAAGAGATGAAAGGTTCCAAGACAAGTAGGCAAGGAGTAGTAGAAGGCACAGAAGAAGATCAGTTGCAAGATGAGATGAGATGTGAACAAAAACAGAGGCCAGGGAGTGGTGATCTGATGAGACCTCAGACACAACAAAAGCTGAGGAGATCAGAAAGCACAAGATCAAAGCCCAGTGGAAAAGAAAGCCACAAAATGAAGGCAAGTGAGTTGATAAAGAAATCCATTGTTGAATCAAGAAGGAAGTTTGTTGTTCATAAAggagaagaaagaggaagaagttAA
- the LOC103498200 gene encoding BTB/POZ domain-containing protein At5g47800-like isoform X2 has protein sequence MAVMKFMKLGTRPDTFHTQEATRTVISETPSDLSIKINITYLIHKFPVVPKCGLLQRLCSNHSSSKNNGDEKIRIELHEIPGGEDGFELCAKFCYGITINLSAHNFVSAFCAANFLGMYESTDEGNFVSKLESFFISCILCGWKDSILALCSSVGVSEWCHNLGITSKCIDSIVHNILTPPPKVTWSYTYTRPGYNKKNHRSVPKDWWTEDIADLDINLFRCIVLAISSTCILPPPLIGEALHVYTCRWLSDVRGRSTSDNVEKNRQIIETIIGLIPPDRESVSVSFSLRVLHLANVLGASQVTKAEIIRRCSLLLEEATVKDLLFSNSMSKDDDNGQCLELDDDVDLVVGVLESYLMMWRRNNSDDDVENEQHLRSIRKVGKLIDCYLQVVARDRKMCVAKMICVAEALPDHARPTHDHIYKAINIFLKEHPDISKAEKKRLCRVLNCQKLTPELRSHAVKNERLPLRTVVQVLFFEQEMKGSKTSRQGVVEGTEEDQLQDEMRCEQKQRPGSGDLMRPQTQQKLRRSESTRSKPSGKESHKMKASELIKKSIVESRRKFVVHKGEERGRS, from the exons ATG GCAGTCATGAAGTTTATGAAATTAGGAACAAGGCCAGACACCTTCCACACTCAAGAAGCCACCAG GACTGTCATTTCAGAAACACCCAGTGACCTTAGTATCAAAATAAACATCACTTATCTCATTCACAAG TTCCCTGTGGTACCAAAGTGTGGTCTTTTACAGAGACTTTGCTCTAACCATAGCAGCAGTAAGAATAATGGTGATGAGAAAATTAGAATAGAGCTGCATGAGATTCCAGGTGGAGAAGATGGTTTCGAGCTTTGTGCAAAGTTTTGCTATGGAATCACCATTAATCTCAGTGCCCATAACTTTGTGTCTGCTTTCTGTGCTGCTAACTTTCTTGGAATGTATGAATCAACGGATGAAGGGAATTTCGTTTCCAAGCTCGaatctttctttatttcttgcATCCTTTGTGGTTGGAAGGACTCCATTCTCGCTCTTTGTTCTTCAGTTGGGGTTTCTGAATGGTGCCATAATCTTGGTATCACTTCAAAATGCATTGATTCAATCGTCCACAATATCCTCACTCCTCCTCCTAAG GTCACATGGTCCTACACATACACCAGACCGGGCTACAACAAGAAAAACCACCGTTCAGTTCCAAAAGATTGGTGGACAGAGGATATAGCCGATCTCGACATCAATCTATTCCGCTGTATAGTGCTAGCAATTTCATCAACTTGCATACTACCTCCACCACTGATTGGCGAAGCCTTGCATGTGTACACATGCCGATGGCTTTCAGACGTCCGAGGCAGATCTACGTCGGATAACGTGGAGAAGAATCGACAAATCATCGAAACCATAATCGGCTTGATTCCACCAGATAGAGAATCAGTATCAGTAAGTTTCTCACTTAGAGTCCTCCACCTTGCAAATGTGTTGGGAGCATCTCAAGTTACAAAGGCAGAGATTATAAGAAGATGCAGCTTATTGCTTGAAGAGGCAACTGTGAAAGACTTACTTTTTTCTAATTCTATGTCTAAAGATGATGATAATGGGCAATGTTTGGAATTGGATGATGATGTTGATTTGGTTGTGGGTGTTTTAGAGAGTTATTTGATGATGTGGAGAAGGAATAATTCAGATGATGATGTGGAAAATGAACAGCATTTGAGATCTATAAGAAAAGTTGGGAAGCTTATTGATTGTTATCTTCAAGTGGTTGCTAGGGACCGAAAAATGTGTGTTGCTAAGATGATCTGTGTAGCTGAAGCTTTGCCTGACCATGCTCGCCCAACCCATGATCATATTTACAAGGCTATCAACATCTTTCTCAAG GAGCATCCAGATATAAGCAAAGCGGAGAAGAAGCGATTATGTCGAGTTCTAAACTGCCAGAAACTGACACCGGAACTACGAAGCCATGCCGTGAAAAACGAGCGGCTGCCACTGAGAACAGTGGTGCAAGTTTTGTTCTTTGAGCAAGAGATGAAAGGTTCCAAGACAAGTAGGCAAGGAGTAGTAGAAGGCACAGAAGAAGATCAGTTGCAAGATGAGATGAGATGTGAACAAAAACAGAGGCCAGGGAGTGGTGATCTGATGAGACCTCAGACACAACAAAAGCTGAGGAGATCAGAAAGCACAAGATCAAAGCCCAGTGGAAAAGAAAGCCACAAAATGAAGGCAAGTGAGTTGATAAAGAAATCCATTGTTGAATCAAGAAGGAAGTTTGTTGTTCATAAAggagaagaaagaggaagaagttAA
- the LOC103498200 gene encoding BTB/POZ domain-containing protein At5g47800-like isoform X3 has product MKFMKLGTRPDTFHTQEATRTVISETPSDLSIKINITYLIHKLQFPVVPKCGLLQRLCSNHSSSKNNGDEKIRIELHEIPGGEDGFELCAKFCYGITINLSAHNFVSAFCAANFLGMYESTDEGNFVSKLESFFISCILCGWKDSILALCSSVGVSEWCHNLGITSKCIDSIVHNILTPPPKVTWSYTYTRPGYNKKNHRSVPKDWWTEDIADLDINLFRCIVLAISSTCILPPPLIGEALHVYTCRWLSDVRGRSTSDNVEKNRQIIETIIGLIPPDRESVSVSFSLRVLHLANVLGASQVTKAEIIRRCSLLLEEATVKDLLFSNSMSKDDDNGQCLELDDDVDLVVGVLESYLMMWRRNNSDDDVENEQHLRSIRKVGKLIDCYLQVVARDRKMCVAKMICVAEALPDHARPTHDHIYKAINIFLKEHPDISKAEKKRLCRVLNCQKLTPELRSHAVKNERLPLRTVVQVLFFEQEMKGSKTSRQGVVEGTEEDQLQDEMRCEQKQRPGSGDLMRPQTQQKLRRSESTRSKPSGKESHKMKASELIKKSIVESRRKFVVHKGEERGRS; this is encoded by the exons ATGAAGTTTATGAAATTAGGAACAAGGCCAGACACCTTCCACACTCAAGAAGCCACCAG GACTGTCATTTCAGAAACACCCAGTGACCTTAGTATCAAAATAAACATCACTTATCTCATTCACAAG CTGCAGTTCCCTGTGGTACCAAAGTGTGGTCTTTTACAGAGACTTTGCTCTAACCATAGCAGCAGTAAGAATAATGGTGATGAGAAAATTAGAATAGAGCTGCATGAGATTCCAGGTGGAGAAGATGGTTTCGAGCTTTGTGCAAAGTTTTGCTATGGAATCACCATTAATCTCAGTGCCCATAACTTTGTGTCTGCTTTCTGTGCTGCTAACTTTCTTGGAATGTATGAATCAACGGATGAAGGGAATTTCGTTTCCAAGCTCGaatctttctttatttcttgcATCCTTTGTGGTTGGAAGGACTCCATTCTCGCTCTTTGTTCTTCAGTTGGGGTTTCTGAATGGTGCCATAATCTTGGTATCACTTCAAAATGCATTGATTCAATCGTCCACAATATCCTCACTCCTCCTCCTAAG GTCACATGGTCCTACACATACACCAGACCGGGCTACAACAAGAAAAACCACCGTTCAGTTCCAAAAGATTGGTGGACAGAGGATATAGCCGATCTCGACATCAATCTATTCCGCTGTATAGTGCTAGCAATTTCATCAACTTGCATACTACCTCCACCACTGATTGGCGAAGCCTTGCATGTGTACACATGCCGATGGCTTTCAGACGTCCGAGGCAGATCTACGTCGGATAACGTGGAGAAGAATCGACAAATCATCGAAACCATAATCGGCTTGATTCCACCAGATAGAGAATCAGTATCAGTAAGTTTCTCACTTAGAGTCCTCCACCTTGCAAATGTGTTGGGAGCATCTCAAGTTACAAAGGCAGAGATTATAAGAAGATGCAGCTTATTGCTTGAAGAGGCAACTGTGAAAGACTTACTTTTTTCTAATTCTATGTCTAAAGATGATGATAATGGGCAATGTTTGGAATTGGATGATGATGTTGATTTGGTTGTGGGTGTTTTAGAGAGTTATTTGATGATGTGGAGAAGGAATAATTCAGATGATGATGTGGAAAATGAACAGCATTTGAGATCTATAAGAAAAGTTGGGAAGCTTATTGATTGTTATCTTCAAGTGGTTGCTAGGGACCGAAAAATGTGTGTTGCTAAGATGATCTGTGTAGCTGAAGCTTTGCCTGACCATGCTCGCCCAACCCATGATCATATTTACAAGGCTATCAACATCTTTCTCAAG GAGCATCCAGATATAAGCAAAGCGGAGAAGAAGCGATTATGTCGAGTTCTAAACTGCCAGAAACTGACACCGGAACTACGAAGCCATGCCGTGAAAAACGAGCGGCTGCCACTGAGAACAGTGGTGCAAGTTTTGTTCTTTGAGCAAGAGATGAAAGGTTCCAAGACAAGTAGGCAAGGAGTAGTAGAAGGCACAGAAGAAGATCAGTTGCAAGATGAGATGAGATGTGAACAAAAACAGAGGCCAGGGAGTGGTGATCTGATGAGACCTCAGACACAACAAAAGCTGAGGAGATCAGAAAGCACAAGATCAAAGCCCAGTGGAAAAGAAAGCCACAAAATGAAGGCAAGTGAGTTGATAAAGAAATCCATTGTTGAATCAAGAAGGAAGTTTGTTGTTCATAAAggagaagaaagaggaagaagttAA
- the LOC103498200 gene encoding BTB/POZ domain-containing protein At5g47800-like isoform X4: protein MKFMKLGTRPDTFHTQEATRTVISETPSDLSIKINITYLIHKFPVVPKCGLLQRLCSNHSSSKNNGDEKIRIELHEIPGGEDGFELCAKFCYGITINLSAHNFVSAFCAANFLGMYESTDEGNFVSKLESFFISCILCGWKDSILALCSSVGVSEWCHNLGITSKCIDSIVHNILTPPPKVTWSYTYTRPGYNKKNHRSVPKDWWTEDIADLDINLFRCIVLAISSTCILPPPLIGEALHVYTCRWLSDVRGRSTSDNVEKNRQIIETIIGLIPPDRESVSVSFSLRVLHLANVLGASQVTKAEIIRRCSLLLEEATVKDLLFSNSMSKDDDNGQCLELDDDVDLVVGVLESYLMMWRRNNSDDDVENEQHLRSIRKVGKLIDCYLQVVARDRKMCVAKMICVAEALPDHARPTHDHIYKAINIFLKEHPDISKAEKKRLCRVLNCQKLTPELRSHAVKNERLPLRTVVQVLFFEQEMKGSKTSRQGVVEGTEEDQLQDEMRCEQKQRPGSGDLMRPQTQQKLRRSESTRSKPSGKESHKMKASELIKKSIVESRRKFVVHKGEERGRS from the exons ATGAAGTTTATGAAATTAGGAACAAGGCCAGACACCTTCCACACTCAAGAAGCCACCAG GACTGTCATTTCAGAAACACCCAGTGACCTTAGTATCAAAATAAACATCACTTATCTCATTCACAAG TTCCCTGTGGTACCAAAGTGTGGTCTTTTACAGAGACTTTGCTCTAACCATAGCAGCAGTAAGAATAATGGTGATGAGAAAATTAGAATAGAGCTGCATGAGATTCCAGGTGGAGAAGATGGTTTCGAGCTTTGTGCAAAGTTTTGCTATGGAATCACCATTAATCTCAGTGCCCATAACTTTGTGTCTGCTTTCTGTGCTGCTAACTTTCTTGGAATGTATGAATCAACGGATGAAGGGAATTTCGTTTCCAAGCTCGaatctttctttatttcttgcATCCTTTGTGGTTGGAAGGACTCCATTCTCGCTCTTTGTTCTTCAGTTGGGGTTTCTGAATGGTGCCATAATCTTGGTATCACTTCAAAATGCATTGATTCAATCGTCCACAATATCCTCACTCCTCCTCCTAAG GTCACATGGTCCTACACATACACCAGACCGGGCTACAACAAGAAAAACCACCGTTCAGTTCCAAAAGATTGGTGGACAGAGGATATAGCCGATCTCGACATCAATCTATTCCGCTGTATAGTGCTAGCAATTTCATCAACTTGCATACTACCTCCACCACTGATTGGCGAAGCCTTGCATGTGTACACATGCCGATGGCTTTCAGACGTCCGAGGCAGATCTACGTCGGATAACGTGGAGAAGAATCGACAAATCATCGAAACCATAATCGGCTTGATTCCACCAGATAGAGAATCAGTATCAGTAAGTTTCTCACTTAGAGTCCTCCACCTTGCAAATGTGTTGGGAGCATCTCAAGTTACAAAGGCAGAGATTATAAGAAGATGCAGCTTATTGCTTGAAGAGGCAACTGTGAAAGACTTACTTTTTTCTAATTCTATGTCTAAAGATGATGATAATGGGCAATGTTTGGAATTGGATGATGATGTTGATTTGGTTGTGGGTGTTTTAGAGAGTTATTTGATGATGTGGAGAAGGAATAATTCAGATGATGATGTGGAAAATGAACAGCATTTGAGATCTATAAGAAAAGTTGGGAAGCTTATTGATTGTTATCTTCAAGTGGTTGCTAGGGACCGAAAAATGTGTGTTGCTAAGATGATCTGTGTAGCTGAAGCTTTGCCTGACCATGCTCGCCCAACCCATGATCATATTTACAAGGCTATCAACATCTTTCTCAAG GAGCATCCAGATATAAGCAAAGCGGAGAAGAAGCGATTATGTCGAGTTCTAAACTGCCAGAAACTGACACCGGAACTACGAAGCCATGCCGTGAAAAACGAGCGGCTGCCACTGAGAACAGTGGTGCAAGTTTTGTTCTTTGAGCAAGAGATGAAAGGTTCCAAGACAAGTAGGCAAGGAGTAGTAGAAGGCACAGAAGAAGATCAGTTGCAAGATGAGATGAGATGTGAACAAAAACAGAGGCCAGGGAGTGGTGATCTGATGAGACCTCAGACACAACAAAAGCTGAGGAGATCAGAAAGCACAAGATCAAAGCCCAGTGGAAAAGAAAGCCACAAAATGAAGGCAAGTGAGTTGATAAAGAAATCCATTGTTGAATCAAGAAGGAAGTTTGTTGTTCATAAAggagaagaaagaggaagaagttAA